One genomic segment of Arthrobacter sp. NicSoilB8 includes these proteins:
- the hemQ gene encoding hydrogen peroxide-dependent heme synthase: MTSTTTSSARTNGLDHELFFTLWTVFKRVGNHDRKDAIQSFEKLIGELGTQGITLRGVYDVSAMRSDADIMIWLHGNKPEGLQSAVRNIRRTKLFAETTITWSAMGIHREAEFAKSHLPAYAQGIAPGAWLCVYPFVRSYDWYLLPAAERGRMLRDHGLLGRQFPQVISNTVSSFALGDWEWLLGLEAPELVDLVDLMRHLRGTDARHHVREEIPFYTGRRIELSEIPDVLR, encoded by the coding sequence GTGACCAGCACTACCACCTCATCAGCACGCACCAACGGGCTAGATCACGAGCTTTTCTTCACCCTCTGGACGGTCTTCAAGCGCGTCGGAAATCACGACCGAAAGGATGCGATCCAATCGTTCGAAAAGCTCATTGGCGAACTCGGAACCCAAGGAATCACACTGCGCGGCGTTTACGATGTCTCTGCAATGCGCTCCGACGCTGACATCATGATCTGGCTGCACGGAAACAAGCCTGAGGGTCTTCAGTCGGCCGTGCGGAATATCCGCCGCACCAAGCTCTTCGCTGAAACCACGATTACATGGTCCGCTATGGGCATCCATCGCGAGGCCGAATTTGCAAAGAGCCACCTTCCGGCATACGCCCAAGGAATAGCACCTGGCGCCTGGCTGTGCGTCTATCCGTTCGTGCGCTCGTACGACTGGTACTTGCTGCCCGCTGCCGAGCGCGGACGGATGCTGCGCGACCACGGCCTGCTGGGACGTCAGTTTCCGCAAGTCATTTCCAACACCGTCTCTTCCTTCGCCCTAGGCGACTGGGAGTGGCTTCTCGGTCTCGAAGCGCCGGAGCTGGTGGATCTGGTTGACTTGATGCGACATCTTCGTGGCACAGACGCGCGTCACCATGTCCGAGAAGAAATTCCCTTCTACACCGGTCGGCGAATCGAACTGTCGGAGATACCAGACGTCCTTCGATAA
- a CDS encoding flavin reductase family protein — MIIDSVDLDAVSAYKLLIGSIVPRAIAWVSTASGDGVANLAPISFFTAVGRKPPMVSLTLQPRSDGALKDTLINIRETGCFVTNIVTLPHADEMHRSAFEFDSGIDEFHAVGLEKEASEVVSAPRIKDAPISMECVVDRIIPVGEVLDHVVWGEVVRFHIRDDLYLDRGRIDTAALAAVGRLAAEYTLVENVFTTPLPDPLIDVRRGRRMSRLDGQPDGWSPIDTGAWSASGSTLATER, encoded by the coding sequence ATGATCATTGATTCGGTGGACCTCGATGCGGTCTCCGCGTACAAGCTACTGATCGGGAGCATCGTTCCCAGAGCAATCGCATGGGTCAGCACGGCCTCAGGCGACGGGGTTGCCAACCTGGCCCCCATCTCATTCTTCACTGCGGTTGGGCGGAAGCCGCCGATGGTTTCCTTGACGCTGCAGCCTCGATCTGATGGCGCCTTGAAGGACACCCTCATCAACATTCGTGAAACGGGCTGCTTCGTCACCAACATCGTGACGTTGCCGCACGCTGACGAGATGCACCGCAGTGCCTTCGAATTCGATTCCGGAATCGATGAGTTCCACGCCGTGGGACTTGAGAAGGAAGCGTCCGAAGTCGTGAGTGCACCTCGGATCAAGGACGCCCCCATTTCGATGGAATGTGTGGTTGATCGGATTATCCCGGTGGGCGAAGTACTCGACCATGTCGTATGGGGCGAGGTTGTCCGGTTTCACATCCGGGATGACTTGTACCTGGACCGAGGACGCATAGACACCGCTGCCCTCGCCGCTGTCGGACGTCTGGCAGCTGAATACACGCTGGTCGAAAATGTGTTCACCACCCCTCTTCCTGATCCCCTCATCGATGTCAGACGAGGTCGCCGCATGTCGCGACTCGACGGCCAACCGGATGGCTGGTCTCCGATCGACACGGGGGCGTGGTCGGCATCCGGCTCCACGCTGGCGACCGAAAGGTAG
- a CDS encoding isochorismatase family protein, translating to MAKVNNIALVKAASVLDIPSVWTSSTETENKDWWMDGLKEIAPEAYANRIQRTGIVDSWNDPEFVAAVEATGRKTLIMSGTTTDGCLLYTALSARRAGYTVHAVLDAGGSPFADSEAAARVRMAQEGVILTATNTVIGELAVDWATPAGGQMRHILGEALQHNLGEFGLSK from the coding sequence ATTGCGAAGGTCAACAACATCGCCCTGGTAAAGGCGGCGTCAGTACTGGATATCCCGAGTGTCTGGACCTCCAGCACTGAGACCGAGAACAAGGACTGGTGGATGGATGGCCTCAAGGAGATCGCACCCGAGGCGTACGCGAATCGTATCCAGCGCACAGGGATCGTGGATTCGTGGAACGATCCAGAGTTCGTCGCCGCGGTAGAAGCAACCGGTCGCAAGACGCTCATCATGTCTGGCACCACGACGGATGGCTGCCTGCTCTACACAGCGCTCAGCGCCCGGCGCGCTGGCTACACGGTCCACGCCGTTCTCGACGCGGGAGGTTCGCCGTTCGCCGACTCCGAAGCGGCCGCGCGGGTGCGAATGGCACAGGAGGGAGTCATCCTCACGGCGACGAACACGGTGATCGGCGAGCTGGCCGTCGATTGGGCGACCCCCGCCGGGGGCCAGATGCGTCACATCCTAGGCGAAGCACTTCAGCACAACCTCGGCGAGTTTGGCCTCTCCAAATAG
- a CDS encoding HAD hydrolase family protein: protein MTGLATGRSFAATMPVLDRLGITPRFLVCSNGAITLHRDPETVSGYRRECVESFDPTDALRSIRTHLANTRFAVEDEHGHYRYTEPFPDATIGLDSEHVVFDELLNRPATRVVVISPDHDMVDFLAVVEKMGLHQVSYAIGWTAWLDIAADGVNKATAMERIRIELDIAREQVMVVADGRNDIELLRWASESGRGVAMGHSPAEVIEVASEVTGSVMDDGLAQVLATL from the coding sequence TTGACGGGGCTTGCAACCGGGCGCTCCTTTGCAGCAACCATGCCTGTGCTCGATCGCCTCGGCATCACACCGCGGTTTCTGGTTTGCTCGAATGGTGCAATTACCCTGCACCGTGACCCCGAGACCGTAAGCGGCTACCGGCGCGAGTGCGTGGAATCCTTCGACCCGACCGATGCGCTCCGCTCGATCCGCACACACCTGGCGAATACCCGCTTCGCTGTCGAGGACGAACACGGCCACTACCGGTACACCGAGCCGTTCCCGGATGCCACGATCGGGCTGGACAGTGAGCACGTAGTATTCGACGAACTACTGAACCGTCCTGCCACGCGTGTCGTTGTGATCTCCCCTGACCACGACATGGTGGACTTCCTCGCTGTGGTGGAGAAAATGGGCCTGCATCAGGTAAGTTACGCGATCGGCTGGACCGCTTGGCTCGACATAGCCGCTGACGGGGTCAACAAGGCCACGGCCATGGAACGGATTCGAATCGAACTCGACATTGCTCGGGAACAGGTGATGGTTGTAGCCGATGGCCGCAACGACATCGAGCTGCTCAGATGGGCTTCCGAAAGTGGCCGTGGCGTGGCCATGGGGCATTCGCCAGCTGAAGTGATTGAGGTTGCCAGCGAGGTCACCGGAAGCGTGATGGACGACGGCCTCGCGCAGGTATTGGCCACGTTGTAG
- a CDS encoding MFS transporter has product MTTQSSVDTPTPAAHHRFKIPARLAFAGSAITFISLYLAAGVPTPLLAYYQSQWGFPASVLALAFAVYALGFLTAILLVGSLSDHVGRRPVLIGALLLQLVSIIMFLVAPDIGWVIAARVVQGLSTGAATSAFTAALVDLAPPDRKRLGSILGSVGMSAGLAVGALLSGFAIQFTPEANTVVFGVLAIVTILGLGVVVLSPESVTRTPGALRTLIPRVAVPPAARREFTAAAPVIAAIWMLAGLSLGLAPTVVRNVFHLNSGLVNGLSGFIAPATAALVGIAFARFSPRHGMLIGIYATMAGTAGIVAALLSGSLAVLLAGLIIAGVGFGAAFPASLRLIMPLAVPQQRAGIVAAIYVVAYIAFGLPVIIAGQLAGPFGLVPTIVGYGIVTALLALISHIAQFRIRRGAGQERSIRLGTQSER; this is encoded by the coding sequence ATGACTACCCAGTCCTCCGTAGACACACCCACCCCTGCTGCCCACCATCGTTTCAAAATTCCGGCCAGGTTGGCCTTCGCGGGGAGTGCGATCACATTTATCAGCCTTTATCTCGCGGCAGGGGTACCGACGCCCTTGCTCGCGTACTACCAAAGTCAGTGGGGGTTCCCCGCATCAGTTCTGGCCCTGGCATTCGCCGTCTACGCGCTGGGCTTTCTGACGGCCATCCTGCTGGTGGGGTCACTCTCCGACCATGTCGGCCGGCGGCCCGTGTTGATCGGAGCTCTCCTTCTGCAGCTCGTATCGATCATCATGTTTCTGGTAGCACCCGACATCGGGTGGGTGATCGCGGCGCGCGTCGTTCAGGGCCTCTCTACGGGCGCTGCAACCAGCGCATTCACAGCCGCTCTTGTTGACCTGGCGCCCCCGGACCGAAAGAGATTGGGAAGCATTCTTGGCAGTGTTGGCATGTCCGCCGGCCTCGCCGTCGGCGCACTGCTTTCGGGGTTCGCCATCCAGTTCACGCCCGAGGCCAATACGGTCGTCTTCGGTGTCCTCGCGATTGTGACGATTCTGGGACTAGGCGTCGTGGTGCTCTCGCCCGAAAGCGTGACCCGCACACCCGGAGCGTTACGGACTCTTATTCCAAGGGTGGCTGTTCCGCCGGCCGCCAGACGTGAATTCACCGCCGCTGCTCCTGTGATCGCCGCAATCTGGATGCTGGCCGGCCTGTCCCTCGGATTGGCACCAACGGTCGTGCGCAACGTCTTCCACCTGAACAGTGGCTTGGTCAACGGACTCAGCGGTTTCATCGCGCCGGCGACGGCAGCTCTTGTCGGCATCGCGTTCGCACGCTTCAGCCCCCGGCACGGAATGCTCATCGGCATATACGCCACCATGGCAGGGACTGCCGGCATCGTTGCCGCCCTGTTGTCCGGAAGCCTGGCGGTCCTACTCGCCGGCCTGATCATCGCAGGCGTCGGCTTCGGTGCGGCGTTCCCCGCATCGCTGCGGCTTATCATGCCGCTTGCCGTCCCCCAGCAGAGAGCGGGCATCGTCGCAGCCATTTACGTTGTCGCCTACATCGCCTTCGGTCTGCCGGTCATCATCGCAGGCCAGCTTGCTGGCCCCTTCGGCCTCGTACCCACGATTGTCGGGTACGGAATTGTGACAGCCCTACTCGCACTCATTAGCCATATCGCGCAGTTTCGCATCCGCCGCGGTGCCGGGCAAGAACGATCTATCCGTCTGGGGACTCAGTCTGAGCGCTAG
- a CDS encoding sulfurtransferase, which yields MKLPLDTSSKILQYAHPARLVTTAWLAAHLRSEGLVVVESDEDVLLYEVGHIPTAVKVDWHVDLNDPIQRDYLDGEKFATLMKSRGITRDSTVVIYGDKNNWWAAYALWVFSLFGHPDVRLLDGGRDRWIAEGRPLEVGSSVKVAGQVKYPNIKRDDTRIRAFKDQVLNHIGHPLIDIRSPQEFSGEKTTMPDYPEEGVLRGGHIPTARNVPWARAVAEDGTFRSRSELEALYMDEVGLRTRDRVITYCRIGERSSHTWFALTHLLGFEDVRNYDGSWTEWGNAVRVPIEIGD from the coding sequence GTGAAACTACCACTCGATACGTCATCCAAGATCCTGCAATACGCGCACCCTGCCCGTCTGGTTACGACAGCCTGGCTGGCCGCCCACCTTCGAAGCGAGGGCCTGGTGGTCGTTGAATCCGATGAGGACGTGCTTCTGTACGAAGTCGGCCACATCCCCACGGCGGTTAAGGTTGATTGGCACGTGGATCTCAATGATCCGATTCAGCGCGACTACTTGGACGGTGAGAAATTTGCCACTCTCATGAAGTCTCGAGGGATAACTCGCGACAGCACCGTGGTCATCTATGGCGACAAGAATAATTGGTGGGCTGCATACGCTCTCTGGGTGTTCAGCCTCTTTGGGCATCCTGATGTACGACTCCTGGACGGAGGACGGGACAGGTGGATTGCTGAGGGCCGCCCCTTAGAGGTCGGTTCTTCCGTGAAAGTGGCGGGCCAGGTCAAGTACCCCAATATCAAGCGGGATGATACCCGGATCAGAGCTTTCAAGGATCAGGTACTCAACCACATTGGTCATCCACTAATCGATATTCGTTCCCCGCAAGAATTCAGCGGGGAGAAAACCACCATGCCGGATTATCCGGAAGAAGGTGTACTGCGGGGCGGCCACATCCCCACCGCCCGAAACGTTCCCTGGGCTCGCGCCGTTGCAGAGGACGGTACCTTCAGGTCCCGTTCAGAGCTGGAAGCCCTGTACATGGACGAAGTCGGACTGCGTACACGGGACCGGGTCATCACCTACTGCCGCATCGGCGAACGGTCCAGTCACACCTGGTTCGCCTTGACTCATCTACTCGGGTTTGAAGACGTGCGGAACTACGACGGGTCCTGGACCGAGTGGGGAAATGCCGTGCGCGTCCCGATCGAGATCGGCGACTAA